One Prunus dulcis chromosome 8, ALMONDv2, whole genome shotgun sequence DNA window includes the following coding sequences:
- the LOC117636903 gene encoding CASP-like protein 5C1 has protein sequence MDEVPGSVGTSASFSLRLGQAIFSSASLLFMSLGVEFYSYTAFCYLVTIMGLVIPWSFTLAMVDGYSVLVKCPLRKPGILLIIVVGDWVLSILTLAAACSTASVVDVLLHANGPYCPPKFCSRYKISAAMAFMSWFLSLASSLFNLWLLPSL, from the exons ATGGATGAGGTACCTGGCTCTGTAGGGACCAGTGCCAGCTTCTCTTTGAGATTGGGTCAGGCCATCTTTTCCTCTGCTTCCCTTCTCTTCATGTCTCTAGGGGTTGAGTTCTACAGCTACACTGCTTTCTG CTACCTGGTAACAATCATGGGTCTGGTTATACCATGGAGTTTCACATTGGCAATGGTGGATGGCTACTCTGTTCTTGTTAAATGTCCTCTTCGAAAGCCCGGAATTCTGCTGATCATTGTTGTTGGAGATTGG gTATTATCAATTCTCACTCTAGCTGCAGCATGCTCAACAGCGAGCGTCGTGGACGTCCTGCTCCATGCGAACGGTCCGTATTGCCCTCCAAAGTTTTGCAGCAGGTACAAAATATCTGCTGCTATGGCGTTCATGTCATGGTTCCTGTCTTTGGCTTCATCTCTGTTCAATCTTTGGTTACTTCCGTCCTTATGA